In a genomic window of Gossypium arboreum isolate Shixiya-1 chromosome 7, ASM2569848v2, whole genome shotgun sequence:
- the LOC108472346 gene encoding 40S ribosomal protein S7, with protein MQIKLGFQKFNDPLCSLFTQPRRQTSLSAALSFSSSPSPLLRSLSRPASNSNKILKMYTSMKKIHKDKDVEPTEFEESVAQAFFDLENTNQDLKSDLKDLYINSAVQIDVSGSRKAVVIHVPYRLRKAFRKVHVKLVRELEKKFSGKDVILIATRRILRPPKKGSAVQRPRSRTLTAVHEAMLEDIVLPAEIVGKRTRYRIDGSKIMKVFLDPKERNNTEYKLETFSAVYRKLAGKDVVFEFPVTEA; from the exons atgcAAATAAAATTAGGTTTTCAAAAATTTAACGACCCACTGTGCAGTCTCTTTACACAGCCCCGCCGTCAAACAAGCCTCTCAGCAGCcctttctttctcttcttctccTTCTCCCCTTCTCCGGTCCCTGAGCAGGCCAGCCAGTAATTCAAATAAG ATCTTGAAGATGTATACATCAATGAAGAAGATCCACAAGGATAAGGATGTTGAACCAACTGAATTTGAGGAGTCGGTTGCCCAG GCATTCTTCGATTTGGAGAATACCAACCAGGACCTGAAAAGTGACCTCAAAGATCTCTACATTAATTCAGCAGT CCAAATTGATGTTTCCGGGAGCCGGAAAGCTGTTGTTATCCATGTTCCCTACAGATTAAGGAAAGCTTTTCGCAAGGTTCATGTTAAGCTTGTGAGGGAACTTGAAAAGAAGTTCAGTGGCAAG GATGTGATTCTCATTGCCACTCGGAGGATACTGAGGCCTCCAAAGAAAGGTTCTGCTGTTCAGAGGCCGCGTAGCCGCACATTGACCGCTGTACATGAGGCAATGCTAGAAGATATCGTCTTACCTGCCGAGATTGTTGGAAAGCGTACTAGATATAGAATCGATGGATCAAAGATAATGAAG GTCTTTTTGGACCCAAAAGAAAGGAACAACACTGAGTATAAGCTCGAGACGTTTTCTGCGGTTTACCGGAAGCTTGCTGGAAAGGATGTTGTGTTTGAGTTCCCAGTTACAGAGGCATAG